A stretch of Paraburkholderia phenazinium DNA encodes these proteins:
- a CDS encoding sugar ABC transporter ATP-binding protein: MPERGHTSEAGVVVDTSRTPLLKLDNISKIFGGVKALQAIRFDVLPGEVLCLAGENGCGKSTLIKVISGVYQPEPGAVMLMDGQSIEGLDPAKARELGIQVIWQDLALFPEMTVAENIAFEQNLGPRPRLVNYRQMKVAARRILERLGVSIDLGRSVRSLSIAQRQIVAIARALVADARLVFMDEPTASLSHAETEALLTIVRRLSADGIAVVFVSHRLAEVLNVCTRVTVLRDGQYVGTFPTAGMTQTRLTELMTGRTFDYAVRTTDLSAAPAVLQVDSLTRRGEYDAVSFSVRKGEILGVTGRLGAGRTELALSLFGMTRPDAGSIGLDGKKLSLGSNRDAIRAGIAYVSEDRLQLGLVQPQSIGDNTVAAVLDNLLDATRLISLRKRDGLIKDWIQQLAVKIGKPEDAVSTLSGGNQQRIVLAKWLATNPKLLILDSPTVGVDVGARAGIFAIIHKLAAQGMAILLISDEIPEVYFNADRILHMRNGRMVKEYVPGATSIDQIERDVHA, from the coding sequence GTGCCTGAGCGGGGACACACGAGCGAAGCGGGCGTGGTCGTCGACACCTCTCGTACGCCGCTGCTCAAGCTCGACAATATCTCCAAGATATTCGGCGGTGTGAAAGCGCTGCAGGCTATCAGGTTCGACGTGCTGCCCGGCGAGGTGCTGTGCCTCGCCGGCGAAAACGGCTGCGGCAAGAGCACGCTGATCAAGGTGATCAGCGGGGTCTATCAGCCGGAGCCTGGTGCCGTCATGCTGATGGACGGTCAGTCGATCGAGGGGTTGGATCCGGCGAAGGCGCGGGAGCTGGGCATCCAGGTGATCTGGCAGGATCTCGCGTTGTTTCCCGAGATGACGGTCGCAGAGAACATTGCTTTCGAACAGAACCTCGGGCCGCGTCCGCGCCTCGTCAACTATCGCCAGATGAAAGTGGCGGCGCGCCGCATCCTCGAGCGGCTCGGCGTTTCAATCGATCTGGGCCGTTCGGTGCGTTCGTTGTCGATCGCTCAGCGCCAGATCGTCGCCATCGCCCGGGCGCTCGTTGCCGACGCGCGCCTCGTTTTCATGGACGAGCCGACGGCCTCGCTCAGTCATGCCGAAACCGAGGCACTCCTTACGATCGTGCGCCGTCTCTCGGCCGACGGCATTGCCGTGGTATTCGTCAGTCACCGGCTTGCCGAAGTGCTCAACGTCTGTACGCGCGTGACGGTGTTGCGCGACGGCCAGTACGTCGGCACTTTTCCCACGGCCGGCATGACGCAAACCCGCCTCACGGAACTGATGACGGGCCGCACCTTCGACTATGCCGTGCGCACGACGGACCTGTCCGCCGCACCCGCTGTACTGCAGGTAGATAGCCTGACCCGCCGGGGTGAATATGACGCAGTTTCGTTCTCCGTCAGGAAAGGCGAGATCCTCGGCGTCACGGGTCGCCTTGGCGCGGGGCGAACGGAACTCGCGTTGTCGTTGTTCGGCATGACGCGTCCGGACGCCGGCTCGATCGGCCTCGACGGCAAGAAATTATCGCTGGGCTCGAACCGCGACGCGATACGGGCGGGTATAGCCTATGTTTCCGAAGATCGCCTTCAGCTCGGCCTCGTGCAGCCGCAATCGATCGGCGACAACACCGTGGCCGCGGTGCTCGACAATCTTCTCGACGCCACGCGTCTGATCAGTCTCAGGAAGCGCGACGGCCTGATCAAGGACTGGATCCAGCAACTGGCGGTCAAGATCGGCAAGCCCGAGGATGCGGTCTCCACGCTGTCCGGCGGCAACCAGCAACGCATCGTGCTCGCCAAGTGGCTCGCCACGAACCCGAAGCTGCTGATTCTCGATTCACCCACGGTAGGCGTGGACGTCGGCGCCCGAGCCGGCATCTTCGCCATCATCCATAAGCTGGCTGCCCAGGGCATGGCCATCCTGCTGATCTCCGACGAGATCCCGGAGGTCTACTTCAACGCCGACCGTATCCTGCATATGCGCAATGGCCGCATGGTGAAGGAATACGTGCCGGGTGCCACATCCATCGACCAAATCGAGCGAGACGTCCATGCCTGA
- a CDS encoding ABC transporter permease — MPDLRKLGIGSIEALLILVIAVMVIGLGATTSTFLTLPNLFDLLNQSSVNIIFAVGLLVVLIAGGIDISFAVGASVVQYLTALTVMHLGGGNWALGVLASAAFGFLLGAINATFIYRFRIVSIVVTIATFNVFFGGLMFLTGGVSLYDLPDWWMNRISLIALKTSSGVADLGLPVAVMFCTVVATWFLLRRTTTGRQLYAMGDNPEAARRVGINIGAMHYIAFGWLGMMAGIAGLMQAHYVQEVVPNALYGRELDVLAAVVLGGARLGGGRGTILGAILGILLTAITANGLNLLGVSPYAFKMIIGAVILIAITLSSGGFAKLVGSRFASQRVKAFS; from the coding sequence ATGCCTGATCTGCGCAAACTCGGAATCGGTTCGATCGAGGCGCTGCTGATCCTCGTCATCGCCGTCATGGTGATCGGCCTTGGCGCGACGACCTCGACTTTCCTGACCTTGCCCAATCTGTTCGACCTCCTAAACCAGAGTTCGGTCAACATCATCTTTGCCGTCGGACTGCTAGTTGTACTTATCGCTGGCGGCATCGACATCTCGTTTGCGGTGGGCGCTTCCGTGGTGCAGTACCTGACCGCCTTGACGGTCATGCATCTGGGCGGAGGCAACTGGGCGCTAGGCGTCCTCGCATCGGCCGCGTTCGGGTTTCTGCTGGGCGCCATCAATGCCACGTTCATCTACCGGTTCCGCATCGTCTCCATCGTGGTGACCATCGCGACCTTTAACGTGTTCTTTGGCGGCCTGATGTTTTTGACCGGAGGCGTATCCCTCTACGATCTGCCGGACTGGTGGATGAACCGCATTTCACTGATCGCGCTGAAGACATCAAGCGGCGTTGCCGACCTCGGGCTGCCTGTCGCCGTCATGTTCTGCACGGTCGTGGCCACCTGGTTCCTGCTGCGGCGCACGACCACCGGCAGGCAGCTCTACGCCATGGGAGACAACCCGGAAGCGGCGCGGCGCGTCGGCATCAATATCGGCGCCATGCACTACATCGCCTTTGGCTGGCTTGGGATGATGGCCGGGATCGCGGGGCTGATGCAGGCGCACTACGTTCAGGAGGTGGTGCCCAACGCGCTGTATGGCCGCGAACTGGACGTGCTCGCCGCCGTGGTGCTCGGCGGCGCACGACTGGGCGGCGGACGCGGCACGATCCTCGGTGCGATCCTTGGCATTCTGCTCACCGCCATCACCGCGAACGGACTCAACCTGCTAGGGGTCTCTCCGTACGCGTTCAAGATGATCATCGGCGCCGTCATTCTGATCGCGATTACCTTGTCGAGCGGCGGCTTCGCCAAACTCGTCGGATCGCGCTTCGCGTCGCAACGCGTCAAGGCCTTCTCATGA
- a CDS encoding pirin family protein gives MLTHRRWESLDRADHGWLRAKHHFAVSADGNPAHAPLGPLIVWNDDEIAAGSGFPMHGHRDMEIITYVRQGLLGHRDTLGSEGVINAGDVQVMSAGKGIRHAEFNRGEVPLKLYQIWLRPRESGGEPAWDTKPFPKGDRSGRFVVLASGFGGDEGALPIRADARVLGALLKAGESVRYELAPARRAYLVVASGRIEVNGEPVGPLDGVAITTIATAQISALEDSELVMVDAG, from the coding sequence ATGCTCACACACAGGCGTTGGGAATCATTGGACAGGGCGGACCACGGCTGGCTGCGTGCGAAACACCATTTCGCGGTCAGCGCCGACGGCAATCCTGCGCATGCTCCCCTGGGACCCCTGATTGTCTGGAACGACGACGAGATCGCCGCTGGCAGCGGGTTTCCGATGCACGGACATCGTGACATGGAGATCATCACCTACGTGCGTCAGGGGCTGCTCGGGCATCGGGACACGTTGGGATCCGAGGGAGTGATCAACGCAGGCGATGTCCAGGTCATGAGCGCAGGCAAGGGAATACGCCACGCCGAGTTCAATCGGGGCGAGGTGCCGCTCAAGCTCTATCAGATCTGGCTGCGACCTCGTGAAAGCGGTGGAGAACCAGCGTGGGATACGAAGCCTTTCCCAAAAGGCGACCGATCCGGGCGCTTCGTAGTCCTTGCCAGCGGGTTTGGCGGCGACGAAGGTGCGCTTCCCATTCGAGCCGATGCGCGTGTACTTGGCGCGCTGCTTAAGGCAGGCGAAAGCGTTCGATACGAATTGGCGCCAGCGCGTCGCGCCTATCTCGTGGTGGCGTCGGGGCGCATCGAAGTGAACGGCGAGCCGGTTGGACCGCTTGACGGTGTGGCGATTACGACGATCGCCACGGCGCAGATTTCAGCACTTGAAGATTCAGAACTGGTGATGGTGGACGCCGGCTGA
- a CDS encoding DoxX family protein: MERFKFLPLLGRILIGGPFVMSGLGKLAAYGATVGYIAAMGLPVPPLAFVLAVLTELGGGLLLLSGYRARVVSVAMAVFCVVTALFFHHNWADQNQMIHFLKNVMMAGGLLQITYFGAGAFSLDARLGRIASRLSPLNAS, translated from the coding sequence ATGGAACGCTTTAAATTTCTTCCGCTGTTGGGCCGCATCCTGATTGGTGGGCCGTTTGTCATGAGTGGTCTCGGCAAGCTTGCGGCGTACGGTGCGACAGTTGGTTATATCGCAGCCATGGGTCTGCCAGTACCGCCTCTCGCGTTCGTTCTTGCCGTGCTGACCGAACTGGGCGGCGGTTTGCTGCTGCTGTCGGGCTACCGCGCCCGTGTTGTGTCAGTGGCAATGGCGGTGTTCTGTGTGGTCACGGCGCTTTTCTTCCACCACAACTGGGCAGACCAAAACCAGATGATTCACTTCCTCAAGAACGTGATGATGGCTGGCGGCCTCCTGCAGATCACTTACTTCGGTGCGGGCGCGTTCAGCCTGGATGCCCGGCTCGGACGCATCGCTTCACGTCTTTCGCCTCTGAACGCAAGCTAG
- a CDS encoding LacI family DNA-binding transcriptional regulator, with amino-acid sequence MLNPFSEGVNRVDTLIWLPVAEGLPSAQHERWCFGSKRQMARSSSGRKSTIYDIAKATGSSTSAVSMVLNGTWARYRIKEETANRILASAAQLGYNVNMKARGLRLSRSGLAGMILPHYRNRFFAGLAENFEEHARSRGLCPIVVSTQRDPAVEMSVTETLISQQVELLFIVGVRNPTPLDALCSAAGIPCINVDLPGPGAPSVVSDNRGGARALTEALMEKMIAAGSSPGELLFLGGIVDEYATEMRIAGYRDAFEARGISPAADAVECFGYGASSSRRALASRYESLGRLPTGLLMNSITAFEGLVQFASKLPREAWQSTVVGCFDWDPFAVHLPFEVTMMRQDVQKIILEAFALADSHDAIDHPLVMVPTGFGEMVEEDELTIKIGREC; translated from the coding sequence ATGCTGAATCCATTCAGCGAGGGGGTCAATCGGGTAGATACCCTAATATGGCTTCCGGTGGCAGAAGGTCTACCGTCTGCACAACATGAACGATGGTGCTTTGGGAGTAAAAGGCAGATGGCCCGCAGCAGTTCAGGACGTAAGTCGACTATTTATGACATCGCCAAAGCGACGGGTTCTTCGACGTCAGCGGTGAGCATGGTGCTGAACGGCACCTGGGCTCGCTATCGCATCAAGGAAGAAACCGCCAACCGGATCCTCGCGAGCGCCGCGCAACTTGGCTACAACGTGAACATGAAAGCGCGCGGACTGCGCCTGTCTCGCTCGGGACTGGCCGGCATGATCCTTCCGCACTATCGCAACCGCTTTTTTGCGGGGCTCGCGGAGAACTTCGAGGAGCATGCGAGGAGCCGTGGGCTGTGTCCAATCGTGGTCAGTACCCAACGCGACCCGGCGGTAGAAATGAGCGTGACGGAGACGCTCATCTCGCAGCAGGTGGAGTTGCTGTTCATCGTCGGCGTGCGCAATCCCACGCCTCTTGACGCACTGTGCTCGGCGGCAGGTATTCCATGCATCAACGTCGACCTGCCCGGCCCAGGTGCACCATCGGTGGTGTCGGACAATCGCGGCGGCGCGCGGGCGCTGACAGAGGCCCTGATGGAGAAGATGATCGCCGCCGGCAGTTCGCCCGGCGAACTACTTTTTCTGGGTGGCATCGTGGACGAATATGCGACCGAAATGCGCATTGCCGGCTACCGCGACGCGTTCGAGGCTCGCGGGATCAGCCCCGCGGCAGATGCCGTGGAATGCTTCGGATACGGCGCGTCGTCTTCGCGGCGCGCGCTGGCGAGCCGTTATGAAAGTCTCGGCAGACTTCCCACAGGATTACTGATGAATTCGATCACCGCGTTCGAGGGCCTGGTTCAATTCGCGTCGAAATTGCCGCGCGAGGCCTGGCAATCCACGGTGGTCGGTTGCTTCGACTGGGATCCTTTTGCTGTGCATCTGCCGTTTGAAGTAACCATGATGCGCCAGGACGTGCAGAAGATAATCCTCGAAGCCTTCGCGCTGGCGGACAGCCACGACGCAATCGACCATCCTCTCGTTATGGTGCCGACGGGCTTCGGAGAAATGGTCGAGGAAGACGAACTGACGATCAAGATCGGACGCGAATGCTGA
- a CDS encoding LysR substrate-binding domain-containing protein, whose amino-acid sequence MNAITDLNDLRLFAEVVEHGSYTAAARNLGLQTSKLSRRIRALEEELGVRLLNRTSRSLSLTETGRQFHQHCLALVAEANAAKDIVDRTRARPQGTVRIACPVALLESGISTIIARYVEENPDVQVLLDATNRRVDVVEEGLDFAIRVRLPPLENTDLAVRQLGLSIRILVASPALAARYPAPSSIESVKEWPTVSMASSGGRFVWDLVDAEGHATSWAHRPRLATDDLASLRVAAISGVGVAMLPREQVEADIQAGRLQHLLPGLASTPGLVHAIFPTRRGMVPAVRHLLDALVSGCEGLNPAH is encoded by the coding sequence ATGAATGCGATCACCGACCTCAACGATCTTCGGCTCTTCGCAGAGGTGGTCGAGCACGGCAGCTACACGGCGGCCGCGCGCAACCTCGGCCTGCAGACGTCGAAGCTCAGCCGGCGCATTCGTGCTCTGGAAGAAGAACTTGGCGTCCGCCTGCTCAATCGCACCAGCCGGAGCCTGTCTTTGACGGAAACGGGGCGGCAGTTCCACCAGCATTGCCTCGCGCTCGTAGCGGAAGCCAACGCTGCCAAAGATATCGTGGACCGCACGCGCGCCAGGCCGCAGGGCACCGTCCGCATCGCCTGCCCCGTCGCCTTGCTTGAGTCCGGCATCTCCACGATCATCGCGCGATACGTCGAGGAGAATCCTGATGTCCAGGTTCTGCTGGATGCAACCAACCGCCGCGTAGATGTCGTCGAGGAAGGCCTGGACTTTGCGATCCGGGTCAGGCTTCCGCCGTTGGAGAACACCGATCTCGCGGTGCGCCAGTTGGGACTGTCGATCCGCATTCTGGTTGCCAGTCCGGCCTTGGCGGCGCGCTATCCGGCGCCCAGTTCGATCGAATCGGTGAAGGAATGGCCCACCGTTTCCATGGCCAGCAGCGGCGGGCGGTTTGTCTGGGACCTCGTCGACGCCGAGGGACACGCGACATCATGGGCGCATCGACCGCGCCTCGCCACCGACGACCTGGCCAGCCTCCGGGTCGCGGCGATATCAGGTGTCGGGGTGGCCATGCTGCCGAGGGAGCAGGTCGAGGCCGATATTCAGGCAGGCCGCCTGCAGCACCTGCTGCCAGGTCTGGCCAGCACGCCGGGTCTCGTGCATGCGATCTTCCCCACGCGCCGAGGCATGGTTCCGGCGGTGCGTCACCTGCTCGACGCACTCGTTTCGGGGTGCGAAGGTTTGAACCCGGCGCACTAG
- a CDS encoding ABC transporter permease, whose amino-acid sequence MKTSSSQRSAVAFVPADVVGLLGFLAVVILAMSLASSRFFSADTFVSVAFQLPELGLFTLAMLMPLISGGFNLAVTFTANISGLAMAWVLHAYGGADAGAGVIVLGIVAALATGAASGWVMGAIIARTGASPILVSLSMMIFLRGLGEFLTHGGDISGFPPAVLVMGNGLLLGVPVPLWIFAGCAAVWHVVMTRSRLGFATRMIGSNLEATRYSGIATTRAVTRIYMLSGLMCGVAGIVMLASFNSVRVGHGEAFLLISVLACFLGRVDPFGGFGRVVPVVIALVILQVIASGLNLLGANQHLATALWGVFLLAVMLLRWAWANGFFQSLVRRRATASGGVAQ is encoded by the coding sequence ATGAAAACCTCTTCGTCGCAACGTTCCGCTGTAGCGTTCGTGCCTGCTGACGTCGTCGGTCTGCTCGGCTTTCTGGCTGTCGTGATTCTGGCAATGAGCCTTGCGTCCAGCCGCTTTTTTTCTGCGGATACGTTTGTCTCCGTGGCCTTTCAGCTGCCGGAACTGGGGCTGTTCACGCTGGCGATGTTGATGCCGCTGATCTCCGGCGGCTTCAATCTCGCCGTAACCTTCACCGCCAATATTTCCGGACTGGCCATGGCCTGGGTGCTGCACGCCTATGGCGGGGCGGATGCCGGCGCTGGCGTCATCGTGCTGGGCATTGTCGCGGCACTCGCCACAGGTGCCGCGTCCGGATGGGTGATGGGCGCCATTATCGCGCGCACCGGCGCAAGCCCGATCCTCGTCTCCCTCTCGATGATGATCTTCCTGCGCGGCCTCGGCGAATTCCTGACCCACGGCGGCGATATCTCCGGCTTCCCGCCCGCCGTGCTGGTAATGGGCAATGGCCTGCTGCTTGGCGTGCCGGTGCCGCTATGGATCTTCGCCGGCTGCGCGGCCGTCTGGCACGTCGTCATGACGCGCTCGCGACTTGGCTTTGCCACACGCATGATCGGCTCGAATCTCGAGGCGACGCGCTACTCGGGCATTGCCACCACGCGCGCGGTCACGCGGATTTACATGCTGTCGGGTCTCATGTGCGGCGTTGCCGGCATCGTCATGCTGGCCAGTTTCAACTCGGTGCGCGTCGGTCATGGCGAGGCTTTCCTGCTGATTTCCGTACTCGCCTGCTTCCTCGGCCGCGTCGACCCGTTCGGCGGCTTCGGGCGTGTCGTGCCGGTGGTGATTGCGCTGGTCATCCTGCAGGTGATTGCCTCTGGCCTCAATCTGCTCGGTGCGAACCAACATCTCGCCACCGCCTTATGGGGTGTGTTTTTGCTTGCCGTGATGCTGCTCCGTTGGGCGTGGGCAAACGGCTTTTTTCAGTCCTTGGTCCGCAGACGCGCGACCGCATCGGGAGGAGTTGCACAATGA
- a CDS encoding substrate-binding domain-containing protein, translated as MSKNFVRTLCAGIAAFALATGLASASPDKPVIGIVVKIGGIPWFNAMEAGIKKRADQLGVKAFMVGPTSADPALQVRAIEDLIAQHVDVIGVVPNDAKVLEPVLQRARAAGIKVITHESPNQENTDWDFELASVKGFGEAYGKRLATAMGGKGEYAVFVGSLTVPLHNAWADAAIAYLKANDPDMKLVGDRYGVAENVDASRQTALDLMRAHPDLKGILAFGSQGPIGAARAVDETHKKGQVVVLGPFSPGQGKRLVHDGILTGGYMWNPELAGEVFVTLGTMVAKGEPIKDGTNIPGLGVVHPQGHDLIVDQLVDLNASTVDDLAKLGL; from the coding sequence ATGTCAAAGAACTTCGTGCGCACACTGTGCGCAGGCATCGCCGCGTTTGCACTCGCGACAGGCCTGGCTTCGGCGTCGCCCGACAAGCCAGTCATCGGCATCGTCGTGAAGATTGGCGGCATCCCATGGTTCAACGCCATGGAGGCGGGGATCAAGAAACGCGCGGATCAACTGGGCGTCAAGGCGTTTATGGTTGGCCCGACCAGCGCGGACCCGGCGTTGCAGGTCCGGGCGATCGAGGATCTGATTGCGCAGCACGTCGATGTGATCGGCGTGGTGCCGAACGATGCCAAGGTACTGGAGCCCGTCCTGCAGCGGGCGCGAGCCGCGGGCATCAAGGTCATTACGCATGAGTCTCCGAACCAGGAGAATACGGATTGGGACTTCGAACTGGCCTCGGTCAAAGGCTTCGGCGAAGCGTATGGCAAGCGCCTCGCCACCGCCATGGGCGGCAAAGGAGAGTACGCGGTCTTCGTCGGTTCGCTCACCGTGCCGTTGCACAACGCATGGGCCGACGCCGCGATTGCTTATCTAAAGGCCAATGATCCGGACATGAAGCTGGTCGGCGACCGCTATGGCGTGGCCGAGAACGTCGACGCATCGCGCCAGACGGCGCTTGATCTGATGCGGGCTCATCCCGATCTGAAGGGCATTCTGGCGTTCGGCAGCCAGGGGCCGATCGGAGCGGCTCGCGCTGTCGACGAAACGCATAAGAAAGGCCAGGTCGTGGTGCTAGGACCGTTCTCGCCGGGACAAGGCAAGCGTCTCGTGCATGACGGCATCCTGACCGGCGGCTACATGTGGAATCCGGAGCTGGCGGGTGAGGTATTCGTCACACTCGGCACGATGGTCGCGAAGGGTGAACCGATCAAGGACGGCACGAACATCCCGGGTCTGGGCGTCGTGCATCCGCAGGGTCACGATCTGATCGTCGACCAGCTGGTGGATCTCAATGCCAGTACCGTTGACGATCTCGCGAAGTTAGGTCTCTGA
- a CDS encoding pirin family protein, which translates to MQTTAHTSGPLRAGRAIVTRTAGRQHGAVKRLVSPSDLGEVLKPFVFLDYFDSSVEANMRFSMHPHSGLATTTVLLEGEVEYEDTTGASGIMPAGSVEWMNAGRGVWHDGRARGDGPVRGFQLWVALPPEIELGEPRSQYLSVSEVPRIGPARVVLGRYGNAESPVAAPAGINYLFVRLAAGERWEYTPPAGHEVAWVCVQRGALRIADESVADELVVFDESEDVLAFTADEDTEFVLGSAIPHPHDLVLGYYSVHTSSETLRAGEARIREIGVQLRRSGRIG; encoded by the coding sequence ATGCAAACTACTGCCCATACCTCCGGCCCGCTGAGGGCCGGAAGAGCGATAGTCACACGGACAGCCGGCCGGCAACACGGTGCCGTCAAGCGGCTGGTCAGTCCGTCCGACCTTGGAGAAGTGTTGAAGCCGTTTGTCTTTCTCGACTATTTCGATAGCTCGGTGGAAGCCAACATGCGCTTTTCCATGCATCCCCATTCGGGCCTCGCCACGACGACCGTGCTGCTGGAAGGTGAAGTTGAGTATGAAGACACGACAGGCGCGTCGGGGATCATGCCGGCTGGCAGCGTCGAGTGGATGAACGCGGGGCGAGGCGTGTGGCACGATGGTCGCGCCCGAGGCGATGGACCGGTGCGCGGCTTTCAACTGTGGGTCGCGTTGCCGCCCGAGATCGAACTAGGCGAGCCCCGTAGCCAGTATTTGTCGGTGAGCGAAGTGCCTCGCATCGGTCCGGCGCGCGTTGTCCTGGGTCGTTATGGAAACGCCGAAAGCCCGGTAGCCGCACCGGCAGGCATCAACTATCTGTTCGTGCGGCTTGCGGCTGGAGAGCGTTGGGAATACACGCCACCGGCTGGTCACGAGGTCGCCTGGGTTTGTGTACAGCGTGGCGCACTGCGCATTGCAGATGAATCCGTCGCCGACGAGCTCGTTGTGTTTGACGAGTCCGAAGACGTCCTGGCATTCACTGCCGATGAAGACACAGAGTTCGTCCTCGGCTCCGCGATCCCTCATCCGCACGATCTCGTGCTTGGCTATTACTCGGTTCATACGTCGTCGGAAACGTTGCGTGCGGGTGAGGCCAGGATCAGGGAGATCGGGGTACAACTGCGTCGCAGCGGGCGCATCGGATAG
- a CDS encoding aldo/keto reductase, translating into MQNVHVGNAAIPAIGFGTYGMSAAEIYRLIPAALRAGFRHIDTAQIYGNEGEIGDCVAASGIPRSEIFLTTKVWVSNYAVRNFEASVNESLRRLKTDYIDLLLLHWPGSNVPLAEQIAGLNAVARAGKVRHIGVSNFNRALMAESVRLSAVPLVTNQFEYHPYLNQSLLIESTLQAGLAVTGYCGMAIGRVFLEPTLEEIAARYDKTIAQIVLRWLVQQRGVVALSRTAKLERLAQNLAVFDFELESEDMTAIHSLATADSRIVNPPGLAPKWDRTSG; encoded by the coding sequence ATGCAAAACGTCCATGTTGGTAACGCCGCCATTCCGGCGATCGGCTTCGGCACTTACGGAATGAGCGCTGCGGAGATCTATCGACTGATCCCCGCAGCGCTTCGTGCCGGCTTCCGCCATATCGATACCGCGCAAATCTACGGTAACGAAGGCGAAATCGGCGACTGCGTCGCAGCGTCCGGCATCCCAAGAAGCGAAATCTTTCTGACGACCAAGGTCTGGGTGAGCAATTATGCAGTGAGAAACTTCGAAGCGTCAGTGAACGAGAGCCTCCGAAGGCTCAAGACAGACTATATCGATCTGCTTTTGCTGCACTGGCCGGGATCGAACGTACCGCTGGCGGAACAGATCGCGGGCCTCAATGCAGTCGCGCGCGCCGGCAAGGTTCGACACATCGGCGTGAGCAATTTCAATCGCGCATTGATGGCGGAATCTGTGCGGCTCTCTGCGGTTCCTCTCGTGACGAACCAGTTCGAATATCACCCGTATCTGAACCAGTCCTTGCTGATTGAAAGCACGTTGCAGGCGGGGCTTGCCGTGACGGGATACTGCGGCATGGCGATTGGCCGTGTGTTCTTGGAGCCAACGCTTGAGGAGATCGCGGCCCGTTACGACAAAACCATCGCTCAGATAGTCTTGCGGTGGCTTGTACAACAGCGCGGAGTTGTCGCGCTTTCGAGGACCGCCAAGCTTGAGCGGCTGGCGCAGAACCTCGCGGTATTCGACTTCGAACTGGAGAGCGAGGATATGACGGCAATACATTCGTTGGCGACGGCGGACAGCCGGATCGTCAATCCACCTGGGCTTGCGCCAAAGTGGGACAGAACAAGCGGCTGA
- a CDS encoding TraR/DksA family transcriptional regulator: MAFVVGIGIAAACFRRDDGRSCDEIAKRGSRCVPSIAVRENTMPDQSGGLSEAFIAQQRTRLEALRRQLLGTEEGTIADERASQEEHGDEAEEFEDDAQGMAQDEINQSLRNTNDLRIGDIERALQKIDEGTYGFSDKSGDPIPKGRLEVMPEAIYTVEEQGRREAGN, encoded by the coding sequence ATGGCATTCGTCGTCGGTATAGGCATTGCGGCCGCATGCTTTCGGCGCGATGATGGTCGTTCATGTGACGAAATCGCGAAACGCGGATCACGCTGCGTTCCGTCTATTGCCGTAAGGGAGAACACCATGCCGGATCAATCAGGTGGCTTGAGTGAGGCGTTTATCGCGCAACAACGCACGCGTCTCGAGGCGCTGCGTCGGCAATTGCTCGGTACAGAAGAGGGCACGATTGCCGATGAGCGTGCGTCCCAGGAGGAGCACGGCGACGAGGCCGAAGAATTCGAGGACGACGCGCAAGGAATGGCGCAGGATGAAATCAACCAGTCGCTGCGTAACACGAATGACCTGCGCATCGGCGACATCGAGCGTGCCCTGCAGAAGATCGATGAGGGCACCTACGGCTTTTCGGACAAAAGCGGCGACCCGATTCCGAAAGGCCGGCTAGAGGTGATGCCGGAGGCGATCTATACGGTTGAGGAACAGGGGCGCCGGGAGGCCGGCAACTGA